In a genomic window of Acropora muricata isolate sample 2 chromosome 2, ASM3666990v1, whole genome shotgun sequence:
- the LOC136908806 gene encoding adenosine receptor A3-like → MNHLIIPWAVAYSVVALVVLLGNGLVIVSFWKNTFLRTHTNYFIVSLAATDCFVGIISIPWWIVVTFAGQLQEEKWYALLHNTWVMFDILGGVGSILHLVALSWDRLCAVVWPLRHRIYTGKRYLFTLALIWTVAIPVAICSKPGMKLAPKAYNLSVIILCFFIPLFIVCITQAIVLISLRLSNIHITYKLRRNLRNEVRVAKTVFLMIAFFMIGWLPFFTLSLISYVKPQISPTWQAICAVKFLQYSNSAINPVLYAHKFPQFRRAFAALLCPCRVARERARTVGISFGKAVSSFSSSIIHRKGNQQPFTSQVDSPISLKSRRSTLNVEEFDPSGAGEILLSKISPRHY, encoded by the coding sequence ATGAACCATCTGATTATTCCTTGGGCAGTTGCATATTCCGTCGTCGCTTTGGTGGTTTTGTTAGGCAATGGTCTCGTAATCGTTTCTTTTTGGAAGAACACGTTTCTCAGAACTCATACAAACTACTTCATTGTTTCCTTAGCTGCCACAGATTGTTTCGTTGGGATTATCTCCATTCCTTGGTGGATTGTCGTTACGTTTGCAGGTCAGTTGCAAGAAGAGAAGTGGTATGCCTTATTACACAACACCTGGGTCATGTTCGACATACTTGGTGGTGTTGGGTCCATATTACATCTTGTAGCCTTGAGTTGGGACAGGCTTTGTGCTGTTGTATGGCCTCTTAGACATCGAATCTATACGGGCAAACGTTATTTATTTACCCTGGCTCTCATTTGGACGGTGGCAATTCCGGTTGCTATTTGCTCCAAGCCAGGAATGAAGTTAGCACCAAAGGCTTACAATCTGTCTGTCATCATCCTTTGTTTCTTTATTCCGCTATTTATTGTGTGCATAACACAAGCCATTGTGTTGATATCGCTTCGTTTGAGCAATATACACATCACTTATAAGCTTAGAAGGAATCTTCGCAATGAGGTTCGTGTTGCCAAGACAGTATTTCTCATGATCGCCTTCTTTATGATTGGCTGGCTTCCTTTTTTTACACTTTCATTGATTTCTTACGTAAAGCCACAGATTTCACCAACCTGGCAGGCCATTTGCGCCGTCAAATTTCTTCAATACAGCAACTCTGCTATCAATCCTGTTCTTTATGCGCACAAGTTCCCGCAGTTTCGCCGCGCGTTTGCTGCTTTGCTTTGTCCTTGTCGCGTAGCAAGAGAGAGGGCACGGACTGTTGGCATTAGTTTTGGGAAAGCAGTGTCATCGTTTTCATCAAGTATCATTCACAGGAAAGGCAATCAACAGCCATTTACTTCACAAGTTGACAGCCCCATTAGCTTGAAATCTCGGCGGTCAACGTTGAATGTTGAAGAATTTGATCCTTCGGGGGCAGGAGAAATCTTGCTGTCCAAGATTTCTCCAAGGCATTATTAG